A genome region from Candidatus Methylacidithermus pantelleriae includes the following:
- a CDS encoding c-type cytochrome — translation MYRAIQILAQWLCCLFALAFLVICGWVYVWIRHGWNAREIPSRAEVVLARTIRWLSIPKEAKEAKNPFAPSPELLKEARRHFADHCALCHANDGSGDTPVGRNLYPKPLDLRSPEVQKETDGELYYIIHNGLRLTGMPAWGEPNEDPDSWKLVLFIRHLPQLTEEEKKEMEKWNPKNPQERAEEEEEEKFLQGQ, via the coding sequence ATGTACCGGGCGATTCAGATCCTTGCCCAGTGGCTCTGCTGCCTTTTTGCCCTGGCTTTTCTTGTCATATGCGGGTGGGTATACGTATGGATTCGTCACGGCTGGAACGCTCGCGAAATACCATCCCGGGCTGAAGTCGTCCTAGCCCGAACCATACGTTGGCTGTCCATTCCCAAGGAAGCCAAGGAAGCGAAAAATCCGTTTGCTCCTAGTCCGGAACTTTTGAAGGAAGCTCGACGTCATTTCGCCGACCACTGCGCTCTGTGTCACGCCAATGACGGGAGCGGAGACACACCCGTTGGGCGAAACCTCTACCCAAAGCCTTTGGATCTTCGCTCCCCAGAAGTCCAGAAGGAGACCGATGGAGAGCTCTATTACATCATCCATAATGGGCTTCGCTTGACCGGCATGCCGGCCTGGGGCGAACCGAATGAAGATCCTGACAGCTGGAAATTGGTCCTCTTTATCCGTCACCTCCCACAACTAACCGAAGAAGAGAAAAAGGAGATGGAAAAATGGAATCCGAAGAAT